The following are encoded in a window of Borrelia puertoricensis genomic DNA:
- the bdr gene encoding Bdr family repetitive protein, translated as MGLPQPIITQQMVIAELTRAGINRDIAIDLSYRYYKNELTHKDIEYLETTFNLKLEKVEALLQAEIKSVKTELDNKIDTKFNELDNKIDTKFNELDNKIDTKFNELDNKIDTKFNELDNKINTVENNLNIKIEKVEATLHAEIKSVKTELDTKIDTVRSELKSDIKDLDNKIDNVRTELKSDIKDLDNKIDNVRTELKSDIKDLDNKIDNVRTELKSDIKDLDNKLKLHNWMFGTIITISIGILLTIIFK; from the coding sequence ATGGGACTTCCTCAACCAATAATTACTCAACAAATGGTTATTGCTGAACTGACTAGAGCTGGTATAAATAGAGATATTGCTATTGACCTGTCTTATAGGTATTATAAAAATGAGCTTACTCACAAGGATATTGAGTATTTAGAGACTACTTTTAACCTTAAACTCGAAAAAGTCGAAGCTCTTTTACAAGCTGAGATTAAATCTGTTAAAACCGAGCTTGACAATAAGATTGATACTAAATTCAATGAACTTGACAATAAGATTGATACTAAATTCAATGAACTTGACAATAAGATTGATACTAAATTCAATGAACTTGACAATAAGATTGATACTAAATTCAATGAACTTGATAACAAGATTAATACTGTTGAGAATAATCTTAACATCAAGATTGAAAAGGTTGAAGCAACCTTACACGCTGAGATTAAATCTGTCAAAACTGAACTGGATACCAAAATTGATACAGTCAGATCTGAATTAAAATCTGATATTAAAGACCTCGATAATAAAATCGACAACGTTAGAACTGAATTAAAATCTGATATTAAAGACCTCGATAATAAAATCGACAACGTTAGAACTGAATTAAAATCTGATATTAAAGACCTCGATAATAAAATCGACAACGTTAGAACTGAATTAAAATCTGATATTAAAGACCTCGATAATAAACTTAAACTTCATAATTGGATGTTTGGCACTATTATTACCATCTCTATAGGTATTTTAT